Proteins found in one Planctomycetes bacterium MalM25 genomic segment:
- the bioB gene encoding Biotin synthase produces MPTEAPCPTAAEPTTTGVIDWSALADQVLSGEALTADQARAVLACPDDELLALVDAAYRVRREHFGKRVQMYFLMNAKSGLCPEDCSYCSQSKVSDAEIPKYNLLSRDKLLSGAKMAAESGACTYCIVISARGPSEREIKAVEEIVPQIKAEHDLKICACLGLLTEDHAERLAAAGVDRVNHNLNTSSGYYEKICTTHTHADRVATLEAVRDAGMEMCSGGIVGMGEEPSDVVEMALQLRDLGVHSIPVNFLNSIEGTPLGVQEDLDPRYCLKVLAMFRLTNPDREIRIAGGRELHLRSLQAMGLYLANSIFVGDYLTTEGQAPQADYDMIADLGFEPVLTEESTC; encoded by the coding sequence ATGCCGACCGAAGCCCCCTGCCCCACCGCCGCCGAACCGACCACCACCGGCGTCATCGATTGGTCGGCCCTCGCTGACCAGGTTCTGTCGGGCGAGGCCCTCACGGCGGACCAGGCGCGGGCCGTGCTGGCCTGCCCGGACGACGAGCTGCTCGCCCTGGTGGACGCCGCTTACCGGGTCCGGCGGGAGCATTTCGGCAAGCGGGTGCAGATGTACTTCCTGATGAACGCCAAGAGCGGCCTCTGCCCGGAGGATTGTTCGTACTGCTCCCAGTCGAAGGTCTCCGATGCGGAGATCCCCAAGTACAACCTGCTGAGCCGCGACAAGTTGCTTTCGGGCGCCAAGATGGCCGCGGAGAGCGGCGCCTGCACCTACTGCATTGTGATCTCCGCCCGCGGACCGAGCGAACGCGAAATCAAAGCGGTCGAGGAGATCGTGCCACAGATCAAGGCGGAGCACGACCTGAAGATCTGCGCCTGCCTCGGCCTGCTGACCGAGGACCACGCCGAGCGGCTCGCGGCGGCGGGGGTCGATCGGGTGAACCATAACCTGAACACCAGCAGCGGGTACTACGAGAAGATTTGCACGACCCACACGCACGCCGACCGCGTGGCGACGCTCGAGGCGGTCCGCGACGCCGGCATGGAGATGTGCTCCGGCGGCATCGTCGGCATGGGGGAGGAGCCTTCCGACGTGGTCGAGATGGCGCTGCAGCTCCGCGACCTGGGCGTCCACTCGATCCCGGTCAACTTCCTGAACTCGATCGAAGGGACCCCGCTCGGCGTTCAGGAGGACCTCGACCCGCGGTACTGCCTGAAGGTGCTAGCGATGTTCCGCCTCACCAACCCGGATCGCGAGATCCGCATCGCGGGCGGACGCGAGCTGCACTTGCGCAGCTTGCAAGCGATGGGGCTCTACTTGGCGAACTCGATCTTCGTCGGCGATTACCTGACGACCGAGGGCCAGGCGCCGCAGGCCGACTACGACATGATCGCCGATCTCGGTTTCGAGCCCGTTCTCACGGAAGAGTCGACCTGCTAG
- the rsbV gene encoding Anti-sigma-B factor antagonist, with the protein MSITTNSREGVLTIQLDDARLLEEGRIQQVEKDLVEAIDASEDTRIVLDFSKVQFMSSSMLGKLVAIHKKVKSYKAKMKLASVSPEILEVFKITRLDKLFDIAPDVEAARKAFLKKGLFG; encoded by the coding sequence ATGTCGATCACCACCAACAGCCGCGAAGGCGTCCTCACCATCCAGCTCGACGACGCCCGACTGCTCGAAGAGGGGCGTATCCAGCAGGTCGAGAAGGATCTGGTCGAAGCGATCGACGCCTCGGAAGACACGCGCATCGTGCTCGACTTCTCGAAGGTGCAGTTCATGTCCTCGTCGATGCTCGGCAAGCTGGTCGCCATCCACAAGAAGGTGAAGAGCTACAAGGCGAAGATGAAGCTCGCGAGCGTGTCGCCGGAGATCCTCGAGGTCTTCAAGATCACGCGTCTCGACAAGCTGTTCGACATCGCCCCCGATGTCGAGGCCGCGCGCAAGGCGTTCTTGAAGAAGGGGCTCTTCGGCTGA
- the hcnC gene encoding Hydrogen cyanide synthase subunit HcnC precursor produces MTPNPDVLVIGGGVIGLSVAYQLSRDGLRVTLIDRGQPGREASWAGAGILPPASWYVDHPALDRLAIAATREQAEWSARLSEQTGLDDEYWPCGAIYQATPENAGRLAATFERWRNQGVEVSRDANGWVVPGEAQVRNPRRLQALVAGCRHHGVRIVPAAEVTGLVRTGEEIHRVDTPAGEFSAGAYCLTAGCWTPGLARLAASSAPGKPVRGQMLLLRPEEPTLDRIVHRYPHYAVPRRDGRVLIGATVEEAGFAKETTAEARAHLLQAAAQIDARLGEAPIEAHWSGLRPASADRLPQIGRLPGLQNAWVASGHHRSGLQLAPPTARLISCLIRGEVCELPADPFDPARFAPQPAAAG; encoded by the coding sequence ATGACCCCTAACCCCGATGTCTTGGTGATCGGTGGCGGGGTGATCGGTCTCTCGGTCGCCTATCAACTCAGCCGTGATGGCTTGCGGGTCACCCTGATCGATCGGGGGCAGCCAGGCCGCGAGGCTTCGTGGGCCGGCGCCGGGATCCTTCCGCCCGCCTCGTGGTACGTCGATCACCCGGCGCTCGACCGGCTGGCGATCGCCGCCACGCGCGAGCAAGCGGAGTGGTCGGCGAGACTGAGCGAGCAGACCGGCCTAGACGATGAGTACTGGCCCTGCGGAGCGATCTACCAGGCCACGCCCGAGAACGCGGGCCGGCTTGCCGCCACGTTTGAGCGATGGCGGAACCAGGGCGTCGAGGTGAGTCGGGACGCCAACGGCTGGGTTGTTCCGGGAGAAGCACAGGTCCGCAACCCACGGCGTTTGCAAGCGTTGGTCGCCGGTTGCCGCCATCACGGCGTTCGCATCGTTCCCGCCGCCGAGGTCACCGGTCTGGTGCGTACGGGCGAGGAGATCCATCGAGTCGATACGCCCGCGGGTGAGTTCTCCGCGGGCGCCTATTGCCTAACGGCCGGGTGCTGGACGCCCGGGCTGGCGCGGCTCGCCGCCTCCTCGGCGCCCGGCAAGCCGGTCCGCGGCCAGATGTTGCTGCTCCGACCCGAGGAACCAACGCTCGATCGCATCGTGCATCGCTACCCGCACTACGCCGTGCCGCGGCGCGACGGGCGTGTGTTGATCGGGGCGACGGTTGAAGAAGCCGGCTTCGCCAAAGAGACGACCGCCGAGGCGAGGGCCCATCTGCTTCAAGCCGCCGCTCAAATCGACGCCCGTCTGGGCGAGGCGCCGATCGAGGCCCACTGGTCGGGCCTGCGGCCCGCTTCGGCGGATCGCCTCCCGCAGATCGGGCGTTTGCCCGGACTCCAGAACGCGTGGGTGGCGAGCGGCCACCATCGCAGCGGGCTGCAACTCGCCCCGCCGACGGCCAGGTTGATCAGCTGCCTGATCCGCGGCGAGGTGTGCGAGTTGCCCGCCGATCCTTTCGATCCGGCGAGGTTCGCTCCCCAGCCCGCGGCGGCGGGGTGA
- the sadH gene encoding Putative oxidoreductase SadH, giving the protein MRPLAGKTALVTGAARGIGRAIALRLADRGMRLALADRDLLGLAGTRRDLERLGCETHTHPCDLTDPEQVEQLIDELHDRWAGVDLLVNNAGVAHYGPTHEMTAEKTEALLAVNFTAPIRLTQGLLPAMLARPEAHVLNVCSILGLTPMPRVAAYCATKHALVGFSESIRAEYGRQGLGVTTLCPGFVRTELLTEAGDADAMRPPPAPVCVTVDRVADAAVRGVERNRRRVVVDPVGRFVRGAMRIAPGFFDWMHSLGRTRRIAKKRAEIAALHADPEEAVRLKLGLEATPSEVLERPRLAA; this is encoded by the coding sequence ATGCGACCGCTAGCCGGCAAAACGGCGCTCGTCACCGGCGCCGCCCGTGGCATCGGGCGGGCGATCGCTCTGCGGTTGGCCGATCGAGGGATGCGGCTGGCGCTCGCCGATCGCGACTTGCTCGGCCTCGCCGGCACGCGGCGGGATCTGGAGCGGCTTGGTTGTGAGACGCACACGCACCCGTGCGATCTGACGGACCCCGAGCAAGTCGAGCAGCTGATTGACGAGCTGCACGACCGTTGGGCGGGCGTCGATCTGCTGGTCAACAACGCCGGTGTCGCCCACTATGGACCGACGCACGAGATGACGGCCGAGAAGACCGAGGCGTTGTTGGCGGTGAACTTCACGGCGCCGATCCGGCTGACGCAGGGCCTGCTGCCCGCGATGCTCGCCCGCCCCGAGGCGCACGTTCTGAATGTGTGCAGCATCCTCGGCCTCACGCCGATGCCACGCGTCGCCGCCTACTGCGCGACGAAGCACGCCTTGGTCGGGTTCAGCGAGTCGATCCGCGCCGAGTACGGACGCCAGGGTCTGGGCGTCACGACACTCTGCCCCGGTTTCGTCCGCACCGAACTGCTCACCGAGGCGGGCGACGCGGACGCCATGCGCCCCCCCCCTGCCCCGGTCTGCGTCACGGTCGACCGGGTCGCCGATGCGGCGGTGCGGGGCGTAGAACGCAACCGCAGGCGTGTCGTGGTCGATCCTGTCGGGCGTTTCGTACGCGGCGCGATGCGAATCGCTCCGGGCTTCTTTGACTGGATGCACTCGCTCGGGCGCACGCGTCGCATCGCCAAGAAACGAGCCGAGATCGCCGCCCTTCACGCCGATCCGGAAGAGGCCGTGCGTTTGAAGCTGGGGCTGGAGGCGACCCCGAGCGAGGTGCTGGAACGCCCGCGCCTGGCGGCTTAG
- a CDS encoding Phytanoyl-CoA dioxygenase (PhyH) → MNMHPKVRPLWQRLPICGALAGLRAYQAMGLPTGILPRDIKAIVRNWDPRMFNKLIGSGLTEAYIDQPCEFKQPTRIESKADVAPEHRLSHDQLRSFYKNGFVGPIDVFTPEQMRDFKKDLLAIEETPSKTYGFVTPRDRHLEMPRMWNYLKSAGVTDRIAQLLGPDLLCWRSQVFYKGPGSPAIQWHQASTFMVEDYQDPAVFPEDRDELFQITAWIAVDDSHSENGCLRFAAGTHDRIRPILFGGEEGFYHAQFRLDFDEKDHEVVEVPCRAGQMILFTERCIHGSAPNRTDRHRLAFNLRAIPTSVPVYPGKKYYRSVYNGGKYHLDKWGVSVLRGEDRYQHSRTIAAESLERGEAKHAVRQAA, encoded by the coding sequence ATGAACATGCATCCGAAGGTCCGCCCCCTCTGGCAACGCCTGCCGATCTGTGGAGCTCTGGCCGGACTGCGGGCCTACCAAGCGATGGGCCTTCCGACGGGCATCCTGCCCCGCGACATCAAGGCGATCGTGCGGAACTGGGACCCCCGCATGTTCAACAAGCTGATCGGCTCGGGTCTCACTGAGGCGTACATCGATCAGCCCTGCGAGTTCAAGCAGCCCACCCGCATCGAGTCCAAGGCGGATGTCGCTCCTGAGCACCGGCTCAGCCATGACCAGCTCCGCTCGTTCTACAAGAACGGCTTTGTCGGTCCGATCGATGTGTTCACGCCCGAGCAGATGCGTGACTTCAAGAAGGACCTGCTGGCGATCGAGGAGACGCCGTCGAAGACTTACGGCTTCGTCACGCCGCGTGACCGCCATCTCGAGATGCCGCGGATGTGGAACTACCTCAAATCGGCCGGCGTGACCGACCGCATCGCGCAACTGTTGGGCCCGGACTTGCTCTGTTGGCGTTCGCAGGTCTTCTACAAGGGACCCGGTTCGCCCGCCATCCAGTGGCACCAGGCGAGCACGTTCATGGTCGAGGACTACCAAGACCCGGCGGTCTTCCCGGAGGATCGGGACGAGCTGTTTCAGATCACCGCCTGGATCGCGGTGGACGACTCGCACAGCGAGAACGGCTGCCTCCGCTTCGCTGCGGGGACGCACGATCGCATCCGCCCGATCTTGTTCGGCGGCGAGGAGGGCTTCTACCACGCCCAGTTCCGCCTGGACTTCGACGAGAAGGACCACGAGGTCGTCGAAGTCCCGTGCCGCGCGGGCCAGATGATCCTCTTCACCGAGCGATGCATTCACGGCTCGGCGCCGAACCGGACCGACCGTCACCGCTTGGCGTTCAACCTCCGGGCGATCCCGACCAGCGTTCCGGTTTACCCGGGCAAGAAGTACTACCGATCGGTCTACAACGGCGGCAAGTACCACCTCGATAAGTGGGGCGTCTCGGTTCTCCGGGGCGAAGACCGTTACCAACACAGCCGTACGATCGCCGCCGAGTCGCTCGAGCGGGGCGAAGCCAAGCACGCGGTCCGTCAGGCCGCCTAA